A genomic window from Camelina sativa cultivar DH55 chromosome 2, Cs, whole genome shotgun sequence includes:
- the LOC104749509 gene encoding glycine-rich cell wall structural protein 1-like, whose protein sequence is MGLKSVTCLILSLVLLNLGVECVLGDRSVVGPARYRDDDCRWGRRCGGRGRFGRGGGRGFGGGGGLGGGGGLGGGAGHGGGFGAGGGGGGGAGGGIGGGGGAGGGGGGGIGGGSGHGGGFGAGGGVGGGAGIGGGIGGGGGAGGGGGGGVGGGSGHGGGFGAGGGVGGGAGGGIGGGGGAGGGGGGGIGGGSGHGGGFGAGGGVGGGGGVGGGVGGGGGAGGGGGGGVGGGSGHGGGFGAGGGVGGGAGGGGVGGGSGHGSGFGAGGGVGGGAGGGLGGGAGGGGGHGLGGGHGGGVGIGIGIGIGVGVGGGSGHGSGSGSGGGGGRH, encoded by the exons ATGGGGCTTAAGAGTGTTacttgtttgattctttctttggttttgctTAATTTGGGTGTCGAATGTGTTCTTGGAGATAGATCTGTGGTCGGGCCTGCGAGGTATAGAGATGATGATTGTAGGTGGGGCCGGAGGTGTGGTGGACGTGGCCGGTTTGGACGCGGTGGTGGCAGAGGGTTTGGTGGTGGGGGAGGTTTAGGCGGTGGGGGTGGTTTAGGCGGTGGTGCTGGACACGGTGGGGGGTTTGGAGCCGGAGGAGGAGGTGGCGGTGGTGCCGGTGGAGGAATTGGTGGTGGAGGCGGAGCTGGGggcggtggaggtggaggtATTGGCGGCGGTTCTGGTCACGGCGGTGGGTTTGGAGCTGGAGGAGGTGTAGGCGGTGGGGCTGGTATAGGCGGAGgaattggtggtggtggtggagccggtggaggaggaggtgggGGTGTTGGGGGAGGATCCGGACACGGTGGAGGTTTTGGAGCCGGAGGAGGAGTTGGCGGTGGTGCCGGTGGAGGaattggtggtggtggcggagcTGGGGGTGGTGGAGGCGGAGGTATCGGCGGCGGTTCTGGTCATGGTGGTGGGTTTGGAGCTGGAGGAGGTGTAGGCGGTGGGGGTGGTGTAGGCGGAGGAGTTGGTGGCGGTGGTGGAgccggtggaggaggaggtggtggtgttGGGGGAGGATCTGGACACGGTGGAGGTTTTGGAGCCGGAGGAGGGGTTGGAGGAGGGGCTGGCGGAG GTGGTGTGGGCGGTGGATCCGGTCACGGTAGTGGTTTTGGAGCTGGAGGAGGAGTTGGAGGTGGTGCCGGAGGAGGACTTGGCGGTGGTGCCGGAGGTGGAGGAGGACATGGTCTTGGGGGAGGTCATGGAGGAGGAGTCGGCATTGGGATTGGGATAGGAATAGGTGTTGGGGTTGGTGGAGGCTCCGGTCATGGTTCCGGCAGCGGAAGCGGTGGTGGTGGGGGTCGTCATTAA
- the LOC104719885 gene encoding uncharacterized protein LOC104719885, with product MELINWRIGPLKEESKSTIRKGFQEATGHDLEWLSLKNKIYSFKKLYDVYCRLIEKTGVGLDPTTLAIDMNDSWWNERIKETPIASKLRANPLIDLDILDRLFSTKHINSDHIASNIAEEDSDSDEEL from the exons ATGGAGCTTATTAATTGGCGTATTGGCCCTCTAAAAGAAGAGAGTAAATCGACAATTAGAAAAGGATTTCAAGAAGCCACAGGTCACGATCTTGAATGGCTTtcactaaaaaacaaaatttacagtTTCAAAAAACTTTATGATGTTTATTGTCGTCTGATCGAAAAAACTGGAGTTGGACTTGATCCCACCACTCTAGCTATTGACATGAACGACTCATGGTGGAATGAACGTATTAAG gaaACACCAATTGCTTCAAAGCTCCGAGCAAATCCTCTTATCGACCTTGATATATTGGATCGGCTTTTCAGTACCAAACACATCAATTCAGATCATATAGCTAGTAATATAGCTGAAGAAGATTctgattcagatgaagaatTATAG
- the LOC104719895 gene encoding cryptochrome-1-like, protein MSGSVSGGGGSNGGGGGCSIVWFRRDLRVEDNPALAAAVRAGPVIAVFVWAPEEEGHYHPGRVSRWWLKNSLAQLDSSLRSLGTCLITKRSTDSVASLLEVVKSTGASQIFFNHLYDPLSLVRDHRAKDVLTAQGIAVRSFNADLLYEPWEVTDELGRPFSMFDAFWERCLSMPYDPESPLLPPKKIISGDVSKCVPDPLVFEDDSEKGSNALLARAWSPGWSNADKALTTFINGPLIEYSKNRRKADSATTSFLSPHLHFGEVSVRKVFHLVRIKQVAWANEGNEAGEESVNLFLKSIGLREYSRYISFNHPYSHERPLLGHLKYFPWAVDENYFKAWRQGRTGYPLVDAGMRELWATGWLHDRIRVVVSSFFVKVLQLPWRWGMKYFWDTLLDADLESDALGWQYITGTLPDSREFDRIDNPQFEGYKFDPNGEYVRRWLPELSRLPTDWIHHPWNAPESVLQAAGIELGSNYPLPIVGLDEAKARLHEALSQMWQLEAASRAAIENGSEEGLGDSTEVEEAPIEFPRDITMEETEPTRVNPIRRYEDQMVPSITSSLIRPEEEEESSLNLRNSVGDSRAEVPRNMVNTNQAQQPRAEPASNQVTAMIPEFNIRLVAESTEDSTAESSSSGRRERDGGIVPEWSPGYSEQFPSEENGIGGGSTTSSYLQNHHEILNWRRLSQTG, encoded by the exons ATGTCTGGTTCTGtttctggtggtggtggttctaatggtggtggtggtggttgtagTATTGTATGGTTTAGAAGAGATCTTAGGGTTGAAGATAATCCAGCTTTAGCTGCAGCTGTAAGAGCTGGTCCTGTGATTGCTGTGTTTGTTTGGGCACCAGAGGAAGAAGGACACTATCATCCAGGTAGGGTTTCTAGGTGGTGGCTCAAGAACAGTTTGGCTCAGCTTGATTCTTCTCTTAGAAGTCTTGGTACTTGTCTCATCACCAAGAGATCTACTGATAGTGTTGCTTCTCTTCTTGAGGTTGTTAAATCCACTGGTGCTTCTCAGATCTTCTTCAACCATTTATATG atcCATTATCCTTGGTGCGTGATCACCGTGCTAAAGATGTTTTGACGGCACAAGGCATAGCGGTTCGATCATTCAACGCAGATTTGCTTTACGAGCCATGGGAAGTGACTGATGAATTAGGCCGTCCTTTCTCTATGTTTGATGCGTTTTGGGAAAGATGCCTTAGCATGCCTTATGACCCTGAGTCTCCTCTTCTCCCACCTAAGAAGATCATTTCAG GGGATGTGTCTAAATGTGTTCCGGATCCATTGGTATTTGAAGATGACTCAGAGAAAGGAAGCAATGCCCTTCTGGCTCGAGCTTGGTCTCCTGGATGGAGTAATGCTGATAAAGCTCTCACAACGTTTATAAATGGACCATTGATTGAATACTCTAAGAACCGCAGAAAAGCTGATAGTGCCACAACCTCGTTTCTTTCTCCACACTTACATTTTGGGGAAGTGAGTGTGAGAAAAGTTTTCCATCTGGTTCGGATCAAACAGGTCGCTTGGGCAAACGAAGGAAACGAGGCTGGGGAAGAAAGCGTGAATCTTTTCCTGAAATCTATTGGTCTCAGGGAGTATTCTAGATACATCAGTTTTAACCATCCATACTCACATGAAAGACCACTTCTTGGCCATCTAAAGTACTTCCCTTGGGCAGTGGATGAGAACTATTTCAAGGCATGGAGACAAGGCCGGACTGGATACCCTTTGGTCGATGCTGGGATGAGAGAGTTATGGGCTACTGGTTGGTTGCACGATCGCATAAGAGTAGTtgtttcaagcttctttgttaaAGTTCTTCAGTTGCCATGGCGATGGGGGATGAAGTATTTCTGGGACACCCTTCTTGATGCAGATTTAGAAAGTGATGCTCTTGGTTGGCAATACATTACTGGTACTCTCCCGGATAGCCGGGAGTTTGATCGCATAGATAACCCTCAGTTTGAAGGGTACAAGTTTGACCCGAATGGTGAATACGTAAGGAGATGGCTTCCAGAACTCTCTAGACTCCCAACAGACTGGATACATCATCCGTGGAACGCACCTGAGTCTGTTCTTCAAGCTGCTGGTATTGAGCTTGGATCAAACTATCCTCTACCAATTGTAGGATTAGATGAAGCAAAAGCACGGCTTCACGAAGCGCTTTCACAGATGTGGCAACTAGAAGCTGCTTCAAGAGCTGCAATAGAGAATGGATCAGAAGAAGGACTTGGAGATTCTACTGAGGTGGAGGAAGCTCCTATTGAGTTTCCTAGGGACATCACAATGGAAGAGACTGAACCAACTAGAGTCAACCCAATCAGAAGATATGAGGATCAGATGGTTCCAAGCATTACTTCTTCTTTGATCAGAcctgaagaagaggaagagtcgTCTTTGAATTTGAGAAATTCAGTAGGAGATAGCAGAGCAGAGGTTCCAAGGAACATGGTTAACACCAACCAAGCTCAGCAGCCAAGAGCCGAACCGGCATCAAACCAAGTCACTGCTATGATTCCAGAATTTAATATCAGACTTGTTGCAGAGAGCACTGAAGACTCAACAGCGGAATCTTCCAGCAgcggaagaagagagagagacggaggCATAGTGCCCGAGTGGTCTCCGGGATACTCAGAACAGTTCCCTAGTGAAGAAAATGGGATTGGTGGAGGAAGTACCACATCTAGCTACTTGCAGAATCACCATGAAATACTGAACTGGAGACGGCTTTCACAAACCGG GTAA